A stretch of the Paenibacillus dendritiformis genome encodes the following:
- a CDS encoding sugar ABC transporter permease has product MNRWKKKTWSVITHILLVLIALFALYPVIWVILSSFRPGTSLFSESLIPDRLTFEHYRQLFIKFPFADWYVNTIKIAVVSMVFSTLFVLLTGYAFSRFRFYGRKGIMSFLFILGMFPSFMSMIAVYILLLNMNLLNKHSALMLVYSAGAAMGYLLVKGYFDTIPKSLEEAARIDGANHLTVFFRIFLPLSRPLIVFLSVTSFAGAFNDFIFAQMVLRTKEKQTLAVGLYSMVSDQFATQFTVFAAGCVLVALPITILFMSMQRFLVEGLTAGADKG; this is encoded by the coding sequence ATGAACCGATGGAAAAAAAAGACCTGGTCCGTCATCACTCATATCCTGCTTGTTCTTATCGCTCTGTTCGCCCTATATCCGGTGATCTGGGTAATTCTGTCCTCCTTCCGGCCGGGGACATCCCTGTTCAGCGAATCGCTGATCCCGGATCGGCTCACGTTCGAGCACTACCGCCAGCTGTTCATTAAGTTCCCGTTCGCCGACTGGTATGTGAACACGATCAAAATCGCGGTCGTCTCGATGGTATTCAGCACCTTGTTCGTCCTGCTGACCGGTTATGCTTTCTCGCGCTTCCGCTTCTATGGACGCAAAGGAATCATGAGCTTCCTGTTCATACTCGGCATGTTCCCTTCTTTTATGAGCATGATTGCCGTGTACATTTTGTTGTTGAACATGAACCTGCTGAACAAGCACTCGGCCTTGATGCTCGTCTATTCTGCGGGCGCAGCGATGGGGTATCTGCTGGTCAAGGGCTACTTCGATACCATTCCGAAAAGCTTGGAAGAAGCGGCGCGGATCGATGGCGCCAACCATCTTACCGTGTTCTTCCGCATTTTCCTTCCGCTGTCGCGCCCGCTGATCGTTTTCCTCAGCGTGACCTCGTTCGCCGGCGCCTTCAATGACTTCATCTTCGCGCAGATGGTGCTGCGCACGAAGGAGAAGCAGACGCTGGCCGTCGGGCTCTACAGCATGGTCAGCGATCAGTTCGCGACGCAGTTCACCGTCTTTGCCGCGGGCTGCGTGCTCGTGGCGCTGCCAATCACGATCCTGTTCATGTCGATGCAGCGCTTCCTGGTCGAAGGTCTGACGGCGGGAGCGGATAAGGGATGA